Proteins encoded by one window of Sediminicoccus rosea:
- a CDS encoding zinc ribbon domain-containing protein produces the protein MLAREGGDGPETLWQHRRAVSLLSGKVVCGVCGGSYVINGKDCMGCKAAERQGTCTNKVRTRRSRVEAEVLEALGTRLMEPDAVATFVAEFTAEWNRLSAESGDRVSLRRRELDQVERQLNGLIDAIADGLRAPGLQDRLDALGARREALRGELAALEARQSAPRLHPNLSEVYRARVARLREGIEAQSDREVLEAARALIARVEVHPPAVEGGRPRLELLSELSALLAAAGMEDVGGNTKSPPTIAGGLDVFSGSVLGDAGTGFGLWRTKLR, from the coding sequence TTGCTGGCCCGCGAGGGCGGCGATGGCCCAGAGACGCTTTGGCAACATCGCCGCGCCGTATCGCTTCTGAGCGGCAAGGTCGTCTGTGGGGTCTGCGGCGGGAGCTACGTCATCAACGGCAAGGACTGCATGGGCTGCAAGGCGGCCGAGCGTCAGGGCACTTGCACCAACAAAGTCAGGACTCGGCGCAGCCGGGTGGAGGCCGAGGTGCTGGAGGCGCTGGGCACCCGGCTGATGGAGCCTGATGCGGTCGCGACCTTCGTGGCGGAGTTCACGGCCGAGTGGAACCGGCTTTCGGCCGAGAGCGGGGATCGGGTTTCTCTTCGTCGGCGGGAGCTCGACCAAGTCGAGCGGCAGCTGAATGGCTTGATCGACGCCATCGCCGATGGGCTTCGGGCTCCCGGGCTTCAAGACCGGCTTGATGCGCTGGGCGCCCGTCGGGAGGCGCTTCGTGGGGAGTTGGCCGCGCTAGAGGCGCGTCAGTCGGCGCCGCGTCTGCATCCGAACCTGTCCGAGGTCTACCGGGCGCGGGTGGCGCGTCTTCGGGAGGGGATCGAGGCCCAGAGCGATCGGGAGGTGTTGGAGGCGGCGCGTGCATTGATCGCGCGGGTGGAGGTGCACCCGCCGGCGGTGGAGGGCGGCCGTCCACGGCTGGAGCTGTTGAGTGAGCTCAGCGCGTTGCTGGCTGCTGCTGGTATGGAAGATGTTGGCGGAAATACAAAAAGCCCACCGACGATTGCCGGTGGGCTTGATGTGTTCTCTGGTTCTGTACTGGGTGATGCGGGGACAGGGTTCGGCTTATGGAGAACTAAGCTCAGATAA
- a CDS encoding GntR family transcriptional regulator — MAYEALRGMLLIFELRPGERLNEVHLAERLGLSRTPVREALNRLAAERLVLARGGHGFYVRDLDLKEAMDLYELRTALEITGFQQACARAKAADITALRRSWRAALRQSNRMNDRAAMVGEDVRFHEALCALGGNQELLRMLGEVNARTTFIRWAYATGPRPELNFDEHDTLLEALVARDAPAGAEILTRHIGRRAEALTTLLAPERAFPIVPRRRNP, encoded by the coding sequence ATGGCGTATGAAGCCCTGCGCGGGATGCTGCTGATCTTTGAGCTGCGCCCTGGCGAACGGCTCAACGAGGTTCATCTGGCTGAGCGTCTGGGCCTCTCGCGCACGCCGGTACGCGAGGCGCTGAACCGCCTGGCTGCCGAGCGCCTGGTCCTCGCGCGCGGCGGGCACGGCTTCTATGTGCGCGACCTCGACCTCAAGGAAGCGATGGACCTCTACGAGCTTCGCACCGCGCTGGAAATTACCGGGTTTCAGCAGGCCTGCGCCCGGGCGAAGGCGGCCGACATCACGGCGCTACGCCGCTCCTGGCGCGCCGCGCTCCGCCAATCGAACCGCATGAACGACCGTGCGGCGATGGTGGGCGAAGATGTGCGCTTCCACGAGGCGCTCTGCGCGCTCGGCGGCAACCAGGAATTGCTACGCATGCTGGGCGAGGTGAATGCGCGCACCACCTTCATCCGCTGGGCCTACGCCACCGGCCCGCGGCCCGAGCTCAACTTCGACGAGCATGACACGCTGCTGGAAGCGCTGGTGGCGCGCGATGCCCCAGCCGGCGCGGAGATCCTCACCCGCCATATCGGCCGCCGGGCCGAGGCGCTGACCACCTTGCTGGCGCCCGAGCGCGCCTTCCCCATCGTCCCCCGCAGGAGGAATCCCTGA
- a CDS encoding cupin domain-containing protein, with protein MSETLAPLVVVQPDDARSFWQPVPANGFVRCMLASNEIGADTPFSMGTQLVDPGCFVREHVHPDNEEVIFVLEGKGEALLNGTDKVPMQKGTCIFLGKNRSHRFQASDDGPMTFMWLMMPGGLETFFARIGRERKPGDPQPPNFPRPVDVLQIEAETVFGTLPPKA; from the coding sequence ATGTCCGAGACCCTCGCACCGCTGGTGGTCGTGCAGCCCGATGACGCGCGCTCCTTCTGGCAGCCCGTGCCGGCCAATGGCTTCGTCCGCTGCATGCTGGCGTCCAACGAGATCGGTGCCGACACGCCCTTCTCGATGGGCACGCAGCTGGTGGATCCCGGCTGCTTCGTGCGTGAGCACGTTCATCCCGACAATGAGGAGGTGATCTTCGTCCTGGAAGGCAAGGGCGAGGCGCTGCTGAACGGCACGGACAAGGTGCCGATGCAGAAGGGCACCTGCATCTTCCTCGGCAAGAACCGCTCGCACCGCTTCCAGGCCAGCGATGACGGGCCGATGACCTTCATGTGGCTGATGATGCCTGGCGGGTTGGAAACCTTCTTCGCCCGCATCGGCCGGGAGCGGAAGCCGGGCGACCCCCAGCCGCCGAATTTCCCGCGCCCCGTGGACGTGCTGCAGATCGAGGCCGAGACGGTCTTCGGCACGCTTCCGCCCAAGGCCTGA
- a CDS encoding NIPSNAP family protein has protein sequence MIVEERDYRLKPGKLGLFVSTYEKHGLPLQVKYLGKFLGYFTTEIGELNHVVALWGYEGLDDRARRRAAMLADPQWQEYLGMVADYLDVQSTRILTPSSFSPIQ, from the coding sequence ATGATCGTCGAGGAGCGGGATTATCGCCTGAAGCCCGGCAAGCTCGGGCTTTTCGTCAGCACCTATGAGAAGCACGGGCTGCCGCTCCAGGTGAAATACCTGGGAAAGTTCCTGGGCTACTTCACCACCGAAATCGGTGAGCTCAACCACGTCGTCGCGCTTTGGGGCTATGAGGGGCTGGATGACCGCGCGCGCCGCCGCGCCGCCATGCTGGCCGACCCGCAATGGCAGGAATATCTCGGCATGGTCGCGGATTACCTGGATGTGCAGAGCACGCGCATCCTGACACCCTCCAGCTTCTCGCCGATCCAATGA
- a CDS encoding 3-hydroxyacyl-CoA dehydrogenase NAD-binding domain-containing protein, with the protein MSLKVALIGAGTIGTAWAVVFARAGCTVRVWDGDAGALERFPARVAAVFEALEGSAIAGLPGGASRITTHAALADAVGDVDWVQEQVKEDLAIKQEVLPRVEAAMRADAILATSTSGLSQAALASVLARPERFIVVHPLTPPFLLPVTEVVTHPGTSEATLAEAYRVMEAVGQKPIRVHGEISGFAMNRIQAAMLNEMVALVRDGVISPEDADTTLTHGFGLRWAVIGPFAGVDLNALGGIRQYMELFGYILNDVAKDRGAAKALTPAAVDKLEAGLRAQLPLTELPARQKRRDRAIAALRGHLEKAGRP; encoded by the coding sequence GTGTCGCTGAAAGTGGCGCTGATCGGCGCCGGCACCATCGGGACGGCCTGGGCCGTGGTCTTCGCCCGCGCCGGCTGCACCGTGCGCGTCTGGGATGGCGATGCGGGCGCGCTGGAGCGCTTTCCCGCCCGCGTCGCCGCTGTCTTCGAGGCGCTGGAAGGCTCGGCCATCGCGGGACTGCCCGGCGGCGCCTCGCGCATCACCACCCATGCCGCCCTCGCGGATGCCGTGGGCGATGTGGATTGGGTGCAGGAACAGGTCAAGGAGGACCTCGCCATCAAGCAGGAGGTCCTGCCGCGCGTGGAGGCCGCGATGCGGGCGGATGCCATCCTCGCCACCTCCACCTCCGGCCTGTCGCAGGCGGCGCTGGCTTCGGTGCTGGCGCGGCCGGAGCGCTTCATCGTGGTGCATCCGCTGACGCCCCCCTTCCTGCTGCCGGTGACGGAAGTCGTCACCCATCCCGGCACCTCGGAGGCGACCCTGGCCGAGGCCTATCGTGTGATGGAAGCGGTGGGCCAGAAGCCGATCCGCGTGCATGGCGAGATCAGCGGCTTCGCGATGAACCGCATCCAGGCCGCCATGCTGAATGAGATGGTGGCGCTGGTGCGCGATGGCGTGATCAGCCCCGAGGATGCCGACACCACGCTGACCCATGGCTTTGGCCTGCGCTGGGCCGTGATCGGCCCCTTTGCCGGCGTGGACCTGAACGCGCTGGGCGGCATCCGGCAATACATGGAGCTGTTCGGCTATATCCTGAATGATGTGGCGAAGGATCGCGGCGCGGCGAAGGCGCTGACGCCGGCCGCGGTGGACAAGCTGGAAGCAGGGCTGCGCGCGCAATTGCCGCTGACTGAACTGCCCGCGCGCCAGAAGCGGCGGGACCGTGCCATTGCCGCCCTGCGCGGCCACCTAGAGAAGGCGGGCCGCCCGTGA
- a CDS encoding TRAP transporter small permease: MKLILAGIDAVNLLLKYVLALLLVMMTVGALGQVIVRFVVPLFGFNASAAWTEEVARFSMIWTVFLGAAWALRHGELIALDLVTHAVPRMLGIAIKALAYLSCAAFCLLLIVVGLEFAEIGEIERSPVLGLSKWYVFMALPVGAGLMVMNIAGFLLACIIEGRDPRGSLDAVAD, translated from the coding sequence GTGAAGCTGATCCTGGCCGGCATTGATGCCGTCAACCTCCTGCTGAAATACGTGCTGGCCCTGCTGCTGGTGATGATGACGGTGGGCGCGTTGGGCCAGGTGATCGTCCGCTTCGTGGTGCCGCTCTTCGGCTTCAACGCCTCCGCCGCCTGGACCGAGGAGGTGGCGCGCTTCTCGATGATCTGGACGGTCTTCCTGGGCGCCGCCTGGGCGCTGCGGCATGGCGAACTCATCGCGCTGGATCTCGTGACGCATGCGGTGCCGCGGATGCTCGGCATCGCCATCAAGGCGCTGGCCTACCTCAGCTGCGCCGCCTTCTGCCTGCTGCTCATTGTCGTCGGCCTGGAATTTGCCGAGATCGGCGAGATCGAGCGCAGCCCGGTGCTGGGGCTGTCGAAGTGGTATGTCTTCATGGCGCTCCCCGTGGGGGCGGGGCTCATGGTGATGAATATCGCGGGCTTCCTGCTCGCCTGCATCATCGAGGGCCGCGATCCCCGCGGCTCGCTCGATGCCGTGGCGGATTGA
- a CDS encoding TRAP transporter large permease, with protein sequence MIGTAIALIIMFAAAVPIAFSLGMAPLIALDAQGIPLIVIAQAALESLDSFTLLAIPFYVMAGRIMLAGGMATRLVGLAAALVGWVRGGLGAAGVLTAMFFATISGSSSATAAAIGSILVPEMTKRNYPKPYAAAIIASSGEIGVIIPPSIPMVIYAVTVSESIGSLFLAGILPGLLIGFSMMALIIVQSTMRGYGDPTRFAPREIARDVWAATKRAALSLLMPVIVLGGIYGGIFTATEAAVVAAVYALILGLFVYKELRWRDLPDILAGSAKTSAIVLIIVAFASVFAYVLTTYQAPQAVAAWLTAVTASPLIFLLLVNGFLFIVGMFMETLAAIIILAPVLAPAAIAFGIDPIHFGTIVVVNLAVGMVTPPVGVNLFVACSISKLRMEQLMPPLLPFLATLILCLLIITYVPALSLALVR encoded by the coding sequence ATGATCGGGACCGCCATCGCGCTGATCATCATGTTTGCCGCCGCGGTGCCGATTGCCTTTTCGCTGGGCATGGCGCCGCTCATCGCGCTGGACGCGCAGGGCATCCCGCTGATCGTCATTGCCCAGGCCGCGCTGGAAAGCCTCGACAGCTTCACGCTGCTCGCCATTCCCTTCTACGTTATGGCCGGGCGCATCATGCTGGCGGGCGGGATGGCGACGCGCCTTGTCGGCCTCGCCGCCGCGCTGGTGGGCTGGGTGCGCGGCGGGCTGGGTGCCGCGGGTGTGCTGACCGCGATGTTCTTTGCCACCATCAGCGGATCCTCCTCGGCGACCGCAGCCGCGATCGGCTCGATCCTCGTGCCCGAGATGACCAAGCGGAACTATCCGAAGCCTTATGCGGCGGCGATCATCGCTTCCTCGGGCGAGATCGGCGTCATCATCCCGCCCTCCATTCCCATGGTGATCTACGCGGTCACGGTGAGCGAGAGCATCGGCTCGCTGTTTCTCGCAGGCATCCTCCCCGGGCTTCTTATCGGCTTCAGCATGATGGCGCTGATCATCGTGCAATCCACCATGCGCGGCTATGGCGACCCCACGCGCTTCGCCCCGCGCGAGATCGCCCGTGATGTATGGGCGGCGACGAAGCGCGCGGCTCTCTCGCTCCTCATGCCCGTGATCGTGCTGGGCGGCATCTATGGGGGCATCTTCACCGCCACCGAGGCGGCCGTGGTCGCCGCTGTCTATGCGCTGATCCTCGGGCTGTTCGTCTACAAGGAGCTGCGCTGGCGCGACCTGCCGGATATTCTCGCCGGCAGCGCCAAGACCTCGGCCATCGTGCTGATCATCGTCGCCTTCGCCAGCGTCTTCGCCTATGTGCTCACCACCTATCAGGCGCCGCAGGCCGTGGCCGCCTGGCTCACCGCCGTCACGGCGAGCCCCCTGATCTTCCTTCTGCTGGTGAACGGCTTCCTCTTCATCGTCGGCATGTTCATGGAGACGCTGGCGGCCATCATCATCCTGGCGCCGGTGCTCGCACCGGCCGCCATCGCCTTCGGCATTGATCCCATCCATTTCGGCACGATCGTCGTGGTGAACCTGGCGGTGGGCATGGTGACGCCGCCGGTCGGCGTCAATCTCTTCGTCGCGTGCAGTATCAGCAAGCTCCGCATGGAGCAGTTGATGCCACCGCTGCTGCCCTTCCTCGCGACCCTCATCCTCTGCCTGCTCATCATCACCTATGTGCCCGCGCTGTCCCTGGCGCTGGTGCGATAA
- a CDS encoding TRAP transporter substrate-binding protein: MTAIPRRTLALGAIAAPLATPFVARAQAVTELRLGHVLSEQSSYHVAGTKLSELVDQRTNGRVKIVVFANSALGGELRLIQSARTGAIDLMFNSQPSLENTIRDLGVLSLPWLFDNYEQANRLMQGPMGQRLLTLLEPVGMVGLSWFNLFERSVLTNRPFTNLAEARGLKIRVIQSPGYVETYRAIGMQPTPTAYAELFLALQNGVVDAAELAPDQMIADRFVEVIRHYVLTKTHQLPSVLIASRSRFNALPADVQAAIRASVPAAITEGLAYYNRFREESFVEVRRRGINIIEPDLAPFKAAARPAYDTILANAPNGRALLAEIEAAKARA; the protein is encoded by the coding sequence ATGACCGCCATTCCCCGCCGTACCCTGGCCCTTGGAGCCATCGCCGCGCCGCTGGCCACGCCCTTCGTCGCGCGCGCGCAGGCCGTGACGGAGCTGCGCCTCGGCCACGTGCTGTCCGAGCAATCCTCCTATCACGTCGCCGGCACCAAGCTCTCCGAGCTGGTGGACCAGCGCACCAATGGCCGCGTCAAGATCGTGGTCTTCGCCAACTCGGCCCTGGGTGGCGAGTTGCGGCTGATCCAATCGGCCCGCACCGGCGCGATTGACCTGATGTTCAACAGCCAGCCTTCGCTGGAGAACACCATCCGGGATCTCGGCGTGCTCTCGCTGCCCTGGCTCTTCGACAATTACGAGCAGGCGAACCGCCTGATGCAGGGCCCGATGGGCCAGCGCCTGCTGACGCTGCTCGAGCCGGTCGGCATGGTCGGCCTGTCCTGGTTCAACCTGTTTGAGCGCAGCGTGCTCACCAACCGCCCCTTCACCAACCTGGCCGAGGCGCGCGGCCTCAAGATCCGCGTGATCCAGTCGCCCGGCTATGTGGAGACCTACCGCGCCATCGGCATGCAGCCGACGCCGACCGCCTATGCCGAGCTCTTCCTCGCCCTGCAGAACGGCGTGGTGGATGCGGCGGAGCTGGCGCCGGATCAGATGATCGCCGATCGCTTCGTCGAGGTGATCCGCCACTACGTGCTGACCAAGACGCACCAGCTGCCCTCCGTCCTCATCGCCTCGCGCTCGCGCTTCAACGCGCTGCCGGCGGATGTCCAGGCGGCGATCCGCGCCAGCGTGCCGGCCGCCATCACCGAGGGGCTGGCCTATTACAACCGCTTCCGCGAGGAGAGCTTCGTCGAGGTGCGCCGCCGCGGCATCAACATCATCGAACCCGATCTCGCCCCCTTCAAGGCGGCCGCCCGCCCGGCCTATGACACCATCCTGGCCAATGCGCCCAATGGCCGGGCGCTGCTGGCCGAGATCGAGGCGGCGAAGGCGCGCGCTTGA
- a CDS encoding alpha/beta fold hydrolase, translating into MLIERPDGARLAVTVTGEGPLLLLLSGLGGTASFWNGVVPDIARHHRVAVMDQRGIGASTRGTASVTIGTLAEDAAAVALALGGPVALCGHSTGAAIVLTMAAGRLCPVSRLVLSAGWLRPDPYLRALFEMRLAVLERAGFTAYELAGRFLAYPPEVLVTEGKFPTPDWLPAEREAAERTRWSERIGALLGFDGMDLPQHVAVPTLVLGTPDDVIVPHHHQREMAAAIPGAALQPLPDGGHFYPQTRSAAFLDRLLPFLAA; encoded by the coding sequence GTGCTGATCGAGCGGCCCGACGGCGCCCGCCTTGCCGTGACCGTGACGGGGGAGGGGCCGCTGCTGCTGCTTCTCTCTGGCCTGGGCGGCACTGCGTCCTTCTGGAATGGCGTGGTGCCGGACATCGCCCGGCACCACCGCGTCGCTGTCATGGACCAGCGCGGCATCGGCGCCAGCACACGCGGGACGGCGTCCGTCACGATCGGCACGCTGGCCGAGGATGCTGCGGCGGTCGCCCTGGCGCTTGGTGGGCCCGTGGCGCTCTGCGGCCATTCGACGGGTGCCGCGATCGTGCTGACGATGGCGGCCGGGCGCCTCTGCCCCGTCTCGCGCCTGGTGCTCTCGGCCGGATGGCTGCGGCCGGACCCCTATCTGCGCGCGCTGTTCGAGATGCGCCTCGCCGTCCTCGAGCGTGCCGGCTTCACGGCCTATGAGTTGGCGGGGCGTTTCCTGGCTTATCCGCCGGAGGTGCTGGTCACCGAGGGGAAATTCCCCACGCCTGACTGGCTGCCGGCCGAGCGCGAAGCGGCCGAGAGAACCCGCTGGTCGGAGCGGATCGGCGCGCTGCTGGGCTTTGACGGCATGGACCTGCCGCAGCATGTGGCGGTGCCCACGCTGGTCCTGGGCACGCCCGATGATGTGATCGTGCCGCATCACCACCAGCGGGAGATGGCCGCGGCCATCCCGGGCGCGGCCTTGCAGCCGCTGCCCGATGGCGGGCATTTCTACCCGCAGACACGGTCCGCCGCCTTCCTGGACCGGCTGCTGCCGTTCCTGGCGGCCTGA
- a CDS encoding SDR family oxidoreductase produces MRLANKVLLITGGGSGIGRATALLASREGASVAVADRNLASAEETVGLLAGPGLAIGTDVTISADCARMAAATVARFGRIDILCSNAGYGIQGDVVSTREEDWDALFDVNVKGVFLSAKHVVPVMRAQGGGAIVNTASNIAIIGLKDRVTYVASKGAVDSLTRAMALDHVADGIRVNAVAPGPISSPYFDRMIATAADPEEFKRVLNSRSAMNRTGRPEEVAQVIVFLASDDASFVTGATYVVDGGGVVM; encoded by the coding sequence ATGCGGCTTGCGAACAAGGTGCTCCTCATCACCGGCGGAGGCAGCGGCATCGGCCGGGCCACCGCCCTTCTGGCCTCGCGCGAGGGCGCCTCGGTCGCCGTCGCCGATCGCAACCTTGCCTCCGCCGAAGAGACGGTCGGCCTGCTGGCGGGGCCGGGCCTCGCCATCGGCACCGACGTGACCATCAGTGCCGATTGTGCGCGCATGGCAGCGGCGACGGTGGCTCGCTTCGGCCGCATCGACATCCTCTGCAGCAATGCGGGCTACGGCATCCAGGGGGATGTCGTGAGCACGCGCGAGGAGGATTGGGACGCGCTTTTTGACGTCAATGTGAAGGGCGTCTTTCTCTCGGCGAAGCACGTCGTGCCGGTGATGCGCGCGCAGGGCGGCGGGGCCATCGTCAACACGGCGTCCAACATCGCCATCATCGGCCTGAAGGACCGCGTGACCTATGTGGCCAGCAAGGGCGCGGTGGACAGCCTGACCCGCGCGATGGCGCTCGATCATGTCGCCGATGGCATCCGCGTGAATGCCGTGGCGCCTGGGCCGATCAGCAGCCCCTATTTCGACCGGATGATCGCCACCGCCGCCGACCCCGAGGAATTCAAGCGGGTGCTGAACTCCCGGAGCGCGATGAACCGCACGGGGCGCCCGGAGGAGGTGGCGCAGGTGATCGTCTTCCTCGCCTCCGACGATGCGTCCTTCGTCACAGGCGCCACCTATGTCGTGGATGGTGGCGGCGTGGTGATGTGA
- a CDS encoding linear amide C-N hydrolase, whose product MTQILPRRLRVALTSLVALLLFAVNVAQACTSLIYRDQAGRIYFGRTLELAMELPYQVTVFPAGLSYTSRTSPQAPAASWTTRYRMLAVTMPDAGPDDLKIVEGFNEAGLTFSLLAFASAAGPRDSALRTRAALAAIDLGAFTLGQFATVAEVKAALAAQPVLLTPLGPVGGAASPFHFALHDRSGRSIVVEFVNGQQLVHDNPVGVMTNGPSLPWHLTNLANYSFLRNTDVSTGQFGSLAVAQPDSGIATQGLPASNTSVGRFVRAAFYAQYAEKVAAPDDAVRTLARIMNNFDRPRNITIDPRGASGEGLRVPTAPGAAVPDFSSEYTSWTALTDLDRSTFYLRTYGGLNYVKFDLTTMTGITRTQSIPLASLNGMAADGTAALVAAR is encoded by the coding sequence TTGACCCAAATCCTGCCGCGCCGCCTTCGTGTCGCGCTCACCAGCCTGGTGGCGTTACTCCTCTTCGCGGTCAATGTCGCGCAGGCCTGCACCTCGCTGATCTACCGCGATCAGGCGGGGCGCATTTACTTCGGACGAACGCTCGAGCTGGCCATGGAGCTGCCCTATCAGGTCACGGTGTTTCCGGCCGGGCTGTCCTACACGTCACGCACGTCGCCCCAGGCGCCGGCGGCGAGTTGGACGACGCGCTACCGCATGCTGGCCGTCACCATGCCGGATGCGGGCCCGGATGACCTGAAGATCGTCGAAGGCTTCAATGAGGCGGGGCTGACCTTCAGCCTGCTCGCCTTTGCCAGCGCGGCGGGGCCGCGTGATTCCGCCCTACGCACCCGCGCTGCCCTCGCCGCGATCGACCTGGGCGCCTTCACCTTGGGCCAATTCGCGACAGTGGCCGAGGTAAAGGCAGCGCTGGCGGCGCAGCCGGTGCTGCTGACGCCGCTCGGGCCGGTGGGGGGCGCCGCCAGCCCCTTCCACTTCGCCCTGCATGACCGCTCCGGCAGGTCGATCGTTGTCGAATTCGTCAATGGCCAGCAGTTGGTGCATGACAATCCTGTCGGCGTCATGACCAACGGCCCGTCGCTACCTTGGCACCTGACCAACCTCGCCAACTACAGCTTCCTGCGGAACACGGACGTGTCCACCGGCCAGTTCGGCTCGCTGGCGGTGGCGCAGCCGGATTCGGGCATCGCAACGCAGGGCTTGCCGGCGTCCAACACCTCGGTCGGGCGCTTCGTGCGGGCGGCCTTTTACGCGCAATATGCCGAGAAGGTCGCAGCCCCGGATGATGCGGTGCGGACATTGGCGCGCATCATGAACAACTTCGATCGCCCGCGGAACATCACGATCGACCCGCGCGGCGCGAGCGGGGAGGGGCTGAGGGTCCCCACGGCACCGGGGGCAGCCGTACCGGACTTCTCCAGCGAGTACACATCCTGGACCGCGCTGACCGATCTGGACCGCTCAACCTTCTATCTGCGGACCTATGGCGGCCTGAACTACGTAAAGTTCGACCTCACGACGATGACTGGAATCACGCGGACACAGTCCATCCCGCTCGCCTCGTTGAACGGCATGGCGGCGGACGGAACGGCCGCCCTGGTCGCGGCGCGATAG